The Limnospira fusiformis SAG 85.79 genomic interval AGTACAGTCTAGTTTTGGTAGTGGTGCTAGTCATAAATTAATTACTGATACATTTACGCGACATTTATCCGGCTATTGCCTGACAATGCGATGATAGCACTATTACCCGTTAAGGTAACAGAGGCGGTATCCCGCAAAGCTTTTAGAAAGATTCCAAAAGCACCGTTCCAGTCCCGTGGTAGAGTGAACCCGCACTCCGGACATCGGAACACTTTTGAGCCACCTAGCTGGGAATGCACATGACCACAGTGAGTACAGGTTTTGCTGGTGTATTCTTCGGTCACATCTACAACTGTTCAGTTATTTCCGCGCTTATGTCTCAGGGTTAGTTTGAATCGATAATGCGCCCATGTCAGCATGGCTCGGGCAGTCTTAGACCTGATTAGACGCTTCACCTGACTGGCCATATTGGCAGTCTCGAAGGTGGGCAAAAAAATCCGGCTGTGTTATGGGATGGTCAGGGATGCGACCCAATCAACCAAGGGGTTGAAGTCCTCACCGGGTAGTTATTTCGCCCATTTCAGCTCTATTTCATACCCGAAGGTCTCGCACCCATACTTGGTATTGTAGCGCATCGCCCTAATTGGTTCAACTAATCTGCGATTAAATTAAGCTCTCCCACCGTTTGATGGAGGTGGGTACTTCTACCAGTCTCAGCCCCTTGACAATCTCGGTACTGAAAATGCTAGGATAAAAATTTGCTAAACTTTTGCTAAAGTATGGCATAATGGATAGGCTCTGAGTTAAACTAAAAATATTTTTAACGAATCCGAGCCAGCGGTCCGGCTCTGTTGCCCTTTGGTAAGAGCATGATTTAATCTCAAATTAGGTTAACATTTTACGGCAATACGGTATAATACCAAGTATGGTGCGAGACCTTCGGGTATGAAATCGAGCTGAAATGGGCGTGGGGACTACCCGGTGAGGACTTCAACCCCTTGGTTGATTAGGTCGCATCCCTGACCATCCCATAACACAGCCGGATTTTTTAGCCCACCTTCGAGACTTCCAATATGGTTGCCAAGGTGAAGCGTCTAATCAGGTCTAAGACTGCCCGAACCATGCTGACATGGGCGCATTATCGATTCAAACTAACCCTGAGACATCAAGGGGAAATAACTGAACAGTTGTAGATGTGACCGAAGAATACACCAGCAAAACCTGTACTCACTGTGGTCATGTCCATTCCCAGCTAGGTGGCTCAAAAGTGTTCCGATGTCCTGAGTGCGGGTTCACTCTACCCAGGGACTGGAACGGTGCTTTTGGAATCTTTCTAAAAGCTTTGCGGGATACCGCCTCTGTTACCTTAACGGGTAATAGTGCTATCGTCGCATTGTCCGGGAACAACCGGAAAAATGTCGCGTAAATGTATCAGTCAGGATCAAAGCTAGGTCAGAGTCCTGGTCTTAACTTAAAGACTAAGGCATAGACCAGCGGGCAATATGGATACATACTTAGAGATGGCAGCTACTAGGCATGGAGCCAAGGGTATTGATACCATTGTGTGACAACTGCTGAAAATTGCCCGTAATTAAATTCGGGTGAGTAGTCAACCAGGTTATAACCAGAGGCCACCGATTGAGGTAAAATGCACCTAACTGGGGTCCCAATTAACAAATTTGGGTCACTAGAATAGAGCAGATCCACCCCCCCGGAAACCCAAAACCGCTGCCCTCTGTCCAATGTAAACACAATTAAGGGGAGAAATTCTAGGAAACGACTCGCATGATCAATCAGACACTAACAAGTAGAGATGTGGGCTTTACCCACGAAGATTTTGCCGCCCTGTTGGATAAGTATGATTATCACTTCAGCCCCGGAGATGTGGTGCCGGGCACAGTTTTCAGTTTAGAACCCCGGGGCGCTCTGATTGATATTGGTGCTAAGACAGCAGCATACATTCCGCTACAGGAAATGTCGATCAACCGGGTGGAGAGCCCGGAAGAAGTATTGCAGTCCAATGAAACCAGGGAATTTTTTATTCTCACGGATGAAAACGAGGATGGACAACTTACATTGTCAATCCGTCGCATAGAATACATGAGGGCTTGGGAGCGAGTTCGCCAACTGCAAGCAGAAGATGCTACAGTTCGTTCTCAGGTTTTTGCCACTAACCGAGGTGGGGCTTTAGTCCGCATTGAGGGATTGCGTGGTTTTATTCCTGGTTCCCATATCAGCACCCGGAAACCTAAAGAAGAATTGGTAGCGGAAGAACTACCACTGAAATTTTTAGAAGTTGATGAAGACCGCAACCGTTTGGTTCTCAGCCACCGTCGCGCCTTAGTTGAGCGTAAGATGAACCGCCTAGAAGTAGGTGAAGTGGTCATCGGTACGGTGCGAGGAATTAAACCTTACGGTGCATTCATTGATATCGGTGGTGTCAGCGGTTTGCTGCACATCTCAGAAATATCTCATGATCATATTGATACCCCCCACAGCGTCTTCAATGTTAATGATGAAGTGAAAGTCATGATTATTGATCTTGATGCTGATCGGGGTCGGATTTCACTGTCTACTAAGCAGTTAGAACCGGAACCGGGGGCGATGGTGAAAAATCCTGAGATGGTTTATGAGAAAGCTGAGGAAATGGCTGCTAAGTTCCGGGAAAAAATGCAGGCTGAACAGCAAGGTATCCCGGTAGTTGAAACGGCAGCAGAGACAGCAGAGACAGCGGAGGTAGCAGAATCTACGGCTGATATCCCACCGGCTACTGATGTGGAAACGGAAGCGCAATTGGCTGATCAGACTGAGGAGCAACCGATTTCAGAATCAGAGGCGATCACAGAACCGGTAGCCGAAACAGAGGCTGTAGAAGATTCAGAAGAAGAGATTCCCATAGCAACGGAATCCTAATTGCTGAACAATCAGGGAAAAAAGAGGGATAACCCTCTTTTTTTTTCGTATTTGGTAGGGTATAGATTTAAAACGGAAGGTGCTAGAAAATATGAGGTCTGAACCTTGCCCAGTATTCGAGTTAATAACATTACATTCGATCGCATAGAAGCTATCATTTTCGATAAAGATGGCACTCTCGAAGACTCCCAGGAATTCTTGCGAAAATTGGGACAGGTGCGATCGCGTTTAGTTGATGCCCAAATTCCCGGCATTGGCGAACCCCTACTGATGGCTTTTGGTATAGAAAACGATACCCTAGACCCTACAGGTTTAATGGCAACAGGAACACGCCAAGAAAATGAAATTGCCACCGCCGCCTATATCGCGGAAACCGGACGGGGATGGATAGAGTCGAAAAACATTGCTCAGAAAGCCTTTATAGAAGCCGACAACAGCTTTAAAAACCATCCGCCATCACCCCTATTCGTAGGCGGCTTAGATGTGCTGAAATCGCTATATGACGGGGGTATTAAACTAGGGATTTTGTCGGCAGCTACGACGGAACAGGTGCAAGCATTTGTCACCCGCCATAAGTTAGATCCATATATACAACTACAGAAGGGGGCTAGTGAAAATTTAGCGAAACCTAACCCAGCCCTATTTGTTCAGAGTTGCCAGGAACTAGGGGTAGAACCAGGGAAAACCTTAATGGTGGGAGACTCTGCTGGGGATATGCAAATGGCGAAACAAGCCGGAGCGGCTGGGGCGATCGGTATTTGCTGGCAACCATCAAGCCATGATTTACAAATGGCTGATGTGGTAATCTCGGCACTTGATGCGATCGCAATTATTACCGGGGGAGCCTCCAATCAGCCTCTATCTCCATCAAATTCGTGATAACCAACCCATTAGAACCCCATTGAGTCCTCAAACTTTCATGATCCGTTGTAGGGAGCAGCAGTTTGGTATATTGGACGGGATAGTGCGTACTGGGAACAAATCAATCATCCAACAGGAGAAAAGCCTTGTCTAATCGTCAATATCTGTTTACCTCTGAATCAGTCACAGAGGGTCATCCTGATAAAATCTGCGACCAAATTTCTGATGCCATTTTAGATGCTCTCTTGGCTCAAGATCCTAAAAGTCGGGTCGCTGCCGAAGTAGTTGTCAACACAGGCTTAGTTCTAATTACCGGGGAGATTACCACTAAAGCCCAAGTTAATTATATCGAACTAGCCCGTAAAAAAATTGCCGAAATTGGCTATATACACGCCGAAAATGGCTTTTCAGCAGATAGCTGTTCAGTATTAGTTGCCCTTGATGAACAGTCCCCAGATATTGCCCAAGGTGTTGACCAAGCCCAGGAAAATCGGGAAAAACTGAGTGAAGCTGCCCTAGACTCTATCGGTGCTGGTGATCAGGGATTGATGTTCGGTTTTGCTTGCAATGAAACCCC includes:
- a CDS encoding 30S ribosomal protein S1 — translated: MINQTLTSRDVGFTHEDFAALLDKYDYHFSPGDVVPGTVFSLEPRGALIDIGAKTAAYIPLQEMSINRVESPEEVLQSNETREFFILTDENEDGQLTLSIRRIEYMRAWERVRQLQAEDATVRSQVFATNRGGALVRIEGLRGFIPGSHISTRKPKEELVAEELPLKFLEVDEDRNRLVLSHRRALVERKMNRLEVGEVVIGTVRGIKPYGAFIDIGGVSGLLHISEISHDHIDTPHSVFNVNDEVKVMIIDLDADRGRISLSTKQLEPEPGAMVKNPEMVYEKAEEMAAKFREKMQAEQQGIPVVETAAETAETAEVAESTADIPPATDVETEAQLADQTEEQPISESEAITEPVAETEAVEDSEEEIPIATES
- a CDS encoding HAD family hydrolase; amino-acid sequence: MPSIRVNNITFDRIEAIIFDKDGTLEDSQEFLRKLGQVRSRLVDAQIPGIGEPLLMAFGIENDTLDPTGLMATGTRQENEIATAAYIAETGRGWIESKNIAQKAFIEADNSFKNHPPSPLFVGGLDVLKSLYDGGIKLGILSAATTEQVQAFVTRHKLDPYIQLQKGASENLAKPNPALFVQSCQELGVEPGKTLMVGDSAGDMQMAKQAGAAGAIGICWQPSSHDLQMADVVISALDAIAIITGGASNQPLSPSNS